Proteins from a genomic interval of Heterodontus francisci isolate sHetFra1 chromosome 31, sHetFra1.hap1, whole genome shotgun sequence:
- the cldn23l gene encoding claudin-23, translating to MRTPPPMIIGIVSAPVGLVLVFVAVLTPQWRQGPINLGKNTAVKTDGLWESCLELQDTKQCWPVTTVYQRDEIVQWSRALMLSSLLVCGMGIIVASVGIRCWMDFPLRNVAGASGVVIILAGSLCITPLTLYMTSMQDISPDTHTQYQGGSSLYFGWAGSCIEIFGGIALALSFTCPTFERCKESGQNAKRPYEVDY from the coding sequence ATGCGGACCCCACCGCCGATGATCATCGGGATTGTCAGTGCTCCTGTCGGGCTGGTTTTGGTGTTTGTAGCTGTGTTGACTCCGCAGTGGCGCCAGGGGCCCATTAACCTGGGGAAAAACACAGCTGTGAAGACTGACGGTCTGTGGGAGTCATGCCTGGAACTGCAGGACACTAAACAGTGTTGGCCGGTAACCACAGTGTACCAGAGGGACGAGATCGTGCAGTGGTCCAGGGCCCTCATGCTGAGCTCCCTCCTGGTGTGTGGGATGGGGATCATTGTGGCCAGTGTAGGGATACGCTGCTGGATGGACTTCCCCCTTCGGAATGTAGCTGGGGCCAGTGGGGTTGTCATTATCCTGGCCGGATCTCTgtgcatcaccccactcactctgtACATGACCTCCATGCAGGATATCAGCCCCGACACCCACACCCAGTACCAGGGCGGGAGCTCGCTGTACTTTGGCTGGGCGGGAAGCTGCATCGAGATCTTTGGAGGAATAGCCCTCGCCCTGAGCTTCACCTGTCCGACATTTGAGAGGTGCAAAGAGTCAGGACAAAATGCCAAAAGACCCTATGAGGTTGATTACTAG